A region of Cucumis melo cultivar AY chromosome 2, USDA_Cmelo_AY_1.0, whole genome shotgun sequence DNA encodes the following proteins:
- the LOC103501061 gene encoding putative E3 ubiquitin-protein ligase LIN-1: MVDTGFTTASNILHHISTFISEILAQSDLRKRLLSTVYDNFSLSDEIAQKPLGLAAEALENAISADNSSIKSSSLRCAEELLLSLPENPISSFLLSLIYGLNHQNLNSALRLLDLFLLYPSLARSEIAPTLFEELFLGHFLPIFHWFNEQRSKIVKSLASNLNHNGGGEYSRCEEWEVVPCTKSLSKLSIDQTLKLKELESNYERVLDRNCTDFAEHFKKILERNEESEWIPSPKVKLLNKKEKWKEMEQIVEEKLRTEHLSLPNGRYNKGKFSSVSIPKSLVEALSPMARAFVTTPWDSSCFEIELVGSVSTEKSYNNFFNDFNLKQHDIHFLLLFRILQPVWVEEDPIVSLVEVDSATKSKSPSPSPSLPTRTPGPLNFNGEQESSSGSKTFSIFNSAAQAQDDSSEIEENDGKTALFESILGTQKLKQTISSMEESGTKSVELDFAMEDSGNASPESGERYNTPPKDFVCPITCNIFYDPVTLETGQTYERSAIQEWLDRGNSTCPITGQKLENTQLPKTNYVLKRLIASWLEENPNFSLDKPIDEADPLAVLTSPVSVISQASIDRGMKEVRRAIVNLYASEVLEEAEAAVLCVERFWLEENVEMDIQLMLLKPPVINGLVEILVNSVNEQVLSAAIFLLSELGFKDAAVIQTLSRVESDVDCIVTLFKGGFMEAVVLIYQLGLSSQSLQEMDIVGSLLAAIKKNEGDVKKMRLSHKSAAVILLRKILGKSKEGSLIAVVVLAENAIECIIGSLKAKQVEERIAAVGILLRCIQEDGRCRNIIADKADLALVLESFVEVSNDEQFEIITFLSELVKLNRRTFNEQILQNIKDGGEYSTMHYLLIYLQTARRDQSPVVAGLLLQLDVLVEPRKMSIYREEAMDVLISCLGDSDFPTTQISAAETIMSLQGRFSTSGRPLTRYFLLERAGFTKGHRKSIQRDTISSAPGEAELTREEERAADEWERKMAFVLISHDFGLLFEPLAKGLKSKFAALFSACFVSATWLSHMLRSLPDTGILETARVCLLDHFLSIFTTTTDVEEKTLGLLAINSFVHEPDGLQCLSSNMKDIMRGLRELKRSTPLAFEMLKVLCEEQDLSSEFWSHQELFQVDCSTNGEVLSIAYFKDKIISGHSDGRIKVWSVRGTNLHLIHEVQEHSKGVTSLAVLEFEEKLYSGSLDKTIKVWSLGSDTIQCIQLHDVKDQIHNLVVSKTVACFIPHGAGIRVYSWGGESKLLNSSKHVKCLNLVGGKLFCGCHDSSIQEVDLATGTINYIHSGSRKLLGKANPIQALQVYDKQLFSASTALDGAAVKIWNTSDYGLIGSLTTSMDVRSMTVSSDLTYLGGKGGMVEIWCREKPNKVDTLQMGRNCKIICMTLDEREEVLVIGTSDGRIQGWGL, from the exons ATGGTGGACACTGGTTTCACCACCGCGTCGAATATTCTCCACCATATATCAACCTTCATCTCTGAAATACTTGCTCAATCCGACCTCCGAAAGCGCCTTCTCTCCACCGTGTACGATAACTTTTCACTTTCCGACGAGATTGCCCAAAAACCACTAGGGCTTGCAGCTGAAGCTCTCGAAAACGCCATCTCCGCCGACAACTCTTCGATCAAATCCTCCTCTCTACGTTGTGCAGAAGAGCTACTCCTCTCCCTTCctgaaaatcctatttcttcttttctattatcCCTAATCTACGGCCTCAATCACCAAAACCTCAACTCCGCTCTTAGGCTCCTCGATTTGTTCCTCTTATACCCTTCATTGGCTCGGTCCGAAATCGCTCCGACTCTGTTCGAGGAGCTCTTTCTCGGCCATTTTCTTCCGATTTTTCATTGGTTCAACGAACAGAGATCAAAAATCGTGAAATCCTTGGCCTCGAATTTGAATCACAATGGTGGTGGGGAATATTCAAGGTGTGAGGAATGGGAAGTTGTTCCATGCACGAAATCGCTGTCGAAGTTGAGCATTGATCAAACTTTGAAGCTGAAGGAACTGGAAAGCAATTACGAGAGAGTTTTGGACAGGAATTGCACGGATTTTGCGGAACATTTCAAAAAGATTTTGGAAAGGAATGAGGAAAGTGAATGGATTCCGAGTCCGAAGGTAAAATTATTGAATAAGAAAGAGAAATGGAAGGAAATGGAGCAGATTGTAGAGGAGAAGTTAAGAACGGAGCACCTCAGTTTACCCAATGGACGGTATAAT AAGGGTAAGTTCTCTTCTGTGTCTATTCCTAAGTCTTTGGTAGAGGCGTTATCACCAATGGCTCGTGCTTTTGTAACCACTCCATGGGACTCTTCATGCTTTGAGATTGAACTTGTTGGCTCCGTGTCCACCGAAA AATCCTACAATAATTTCTTCAACGACTTCAATCTAAAGCAACATGACATTcactttcttctcctctttcgCATTCTGCAGCCAGTTTGGGTTGAAGAAGATCCAATTGTCTCACTTGTTGAAGTCGACAGTGCCACCAAGTCAAAGTCGCCGTCGCCGTCGCCGTCTCTTCCTACCCGAACTCCCGGACCACTCAATTTCAACGGAGAGCAAGAATCTTCCAGTGGGTCTAAAACCTTTTCTATCTTCAATTCGGCTGCTCAAGCTCAAGACGATTCTTCTGAAATCGAG GAAAATGACGGCAAAACAGCATTGTTTGAGTCTATACTCGGGACCCAGAAGCTAAAACAGACCATATCTTCCATGGAAGAATCAGGAACCAAATCAGTGGAGTTGGATTTTGCTATGGAGGATTCCGGCAATGCCTCACCGGAAAGTGGCGAAAGGTATAACACACCTCCTAAGGACTTTGTATGTCCCATAACTTGCAACATCTTTTATGACCCAGTGACTCTGGAGACGGGTCAAACTTATGAGCGCAGTGCAATTCAGGAATGGCTTGATAGAGGGAACTCAACTTGTCCAATCACAGGACAAAAGCTGGAAAATACCCAACTTCCCAAAACCAATTACGTGCTAAAACGCCTCATTGCGAGCTGGCTTGAAGAGAATCCCAATTTTTCTTTGGATAAACCTATTGATGAAGCTGACCCATTGGCTGTTTTGACTTCACCTGTTAGTGTCATAAGCCAAGCCTCCATTGATAGAGGCATGAAGGAGGTGAGGCGTGCAATTGTTAATCTCTATGCTTCTGAAGTTTTGGAGGAAGCAGAAGCTGCCGTGCTTTGTGTAGAGAGGTTCTGGTTGGAAGAGAATGTGGAAATGGATATACAACTTATGTTGTTGAAACCTCCCGTAATCAATGGACTTGTTGAGATCCTTGTCAATTCTGTAAATGAACAGGTTTTGAGTGCAGCAATCTTTCTTTTATCAGAGCTGGGATTCAAGGATGCTGCTGTGATTCAAACACTCTCCCGGGTCGAATCGGATGTGGATTGTATTGTGACTCTTTTTAAAGGAGGTTTCATGGAGGCTGTTGTGTTGATATATCAGTTAGGACTTTCCAGCCAGAGTTTACAAGAGATGGACATAGTGGGTTCTCTTTTGGCTGCTATTAAGAAGAATGAAGGAGATGTGAAGAAGATGCGTTTAAGCCATAAATCTGCTGCAGTGATTTTGCTTAGAAAGATTTTGGGAAAGAGTAAAGAAGGTTCTTTGATTGCTGTTGTTGTGCTTGCTGAAAATGCAATTGAATGTATTATAGGTAGTTTGAAAGCAAAACAGGTAGAGGAGAGGATTGCTGCAGTTGGGATCTTGTTGCGATGCATTCAAGAGGATGGGAGGTGCAGAAATATCATAGCTGATAAAGCTGACTTAGCTTTGGTTTTGGAAAGTTTTGTAGAAGTGAGTAATGACGAACAATTTGAGATCATTACGTTTCTCTCTGAGTTAGTTAAGTTAAATAG GAGAACTTTTAACGAACAAATTCTTCAAAACATAAAGGATGGAGGTGAATATAGCACTATGCACTACCTCTTGATATACTTACAAACTGCCAGAAGAGATCAATCCCCTGTAGTGGCTGGCCTTCTGCTACAACTTGATGTCTTG GTGGAACCGCGAAAGATGAGTATCTATCGGGAAGAGGCAATGGATGTTCTTATTTCATGCCTTGGAGATTCCGACTTCCCAACTACTCAAATTTCTGCTGCTGAGACGATTATGTCTTTACAAGGAAGGTTTAGCACATCTGGACGACCCTTGACTAGGTATTTTCTTCTTGAACGTGCTGGATTTACTAAAGGCCACAGGAAATCCATACAAAGAGATACTATTAGCAGTGCTCCGGGAGAAGCAGAACTCACAAGG GAAGAAGAGAGGGCAGCTGATGAATGGGAAAGAAAGATGGCATTTGTACTTATAAGCCATGACTTTGGGTTGCTCTTTGAACCATTGGCAAAAGGTTTGAAGAGCAAATTTGCAGCGCTATTTTCAGCATGCTTTGTCTCTGCCACATGGCTCAGTCATATGCTTAGAAGTCTTCCAGACACGGGGATTTTAGAAACTGCTAGAGTTTGCTTGCTCGATCACTTCTTATCGATTTTCACAACGACAACAGATGTGGAAGAGAAAACACTTGGCTTGCTAGCAATAAACAGTTTCGTACACGAACCAG ATGGACTACAGTGCCTTAGTTCCAATATGAAAGATATTATGAGAGGTCTCAGGGAACTTAAGAGATCAACACCGTTGGCCTTTGAGATGCTAAAAGTTCTATGTGAGGAACAAGACTTGAGTTCT GAATTCTGGTCTCATCAAGAACTGTTTCAAGTAGATTGCAGTACAAATGGAGAGGTACTATCAATTGCTTATTTCAAAGACAAGATCATCTCTGGCCATTCAGATGGAAGAATCAAG GTTTGGTCTGTTAGAGGGACTAATCTTCATCTCATACATGAAGTTCAAGAGCACTCCAAGGGAGTCACCAGTCTAGCAGTTTTGGAATTCGAAGAGAAACTATACAGTGGCTCTTTAGACAAGACCATTAAG GTATGGTCTCTCGGCAGTGATACAATCCAGTGCATACAACTTCACGACGTGAAGGATCAAATTCATAACTTAGTTGTTTCAAAGACAGTTGCTTGCTTCATCCCACATGGAGCTGGTATCAGG GTTTATTCGTGGGGTGGGGAATCGAAGTTACTAAACTCAAGTAAACATGTCAAGTGTTTGAATCTTGTGGGTGGAAAACTTTTCTGTGGATGCCATGATAGTAGCATCCAG GAGGTCGATTTGGCTACAGGCACTATAAATTACATCCACAGTGGTTCCAGAAAACTGTTGGGGAAGGCCAATCCAATCCAGGCACTCCAAGTTTACGACAAACAGTTATTTTCAGCCAGCACTGCTTTAGATGGAGCAGCTGTGAAG ATTTGGAATACATCGGACTACGGGCTGATAGGATCGCTGACAACTTCAATGGATGTAAGGTCTATGACTGTAAGTTCAGATCTAACTTACTTAGGAGGTAAAGGAGGAATGGTTGAAATCTGGTGCAGGGAAAAGCCCAACAAAGTCGACACACTTCAAATGGGTAGAAACTGTAAGATCATTTGTATGACACTAGATGAAAGGGAGGAAGTTCTGGTAATCGGAACGTCAGATGGTCGGATTCAG ggcTGGGGATTGTGA
- the LOC103501030 gene encoding bark storage protein A isoform X1, whose product MIIDICHCFTFLFFFFLFFYFIGRWFRFGRIRGKKVIIVMTGLSMLNAGTTTELLLTLFRVKGVIHYGIAGNADPQLEIGDVTIPRYWAHTGLWNWQRIGDGPDDELALESNGDYTRKIGFLKFSNFSTVDTKTETSVDNLLNNVWYQPEEIFPVDGTPEIRQHVFWIPVDKHYFSLAKKLEGLKLERCLNSTNCLPRAPIAVRVQRSVSANVFVDNKAYREFLQSTFNVTSIDMETAAVALVCLRQKIPFIAIRSLSDLAGGGSALSNEAATFAVLASQNAATALVKFISLL is encoded by the exons ATGATAATTGATATTTGTCACtgttttacttttctttttttcttttttctttttttttattttataggtCGATGGTTTCGATTTGGACGTATAAGAGGCAAGAAAGTTATAATTGTAATGACAGGACTAAGCATG CTTAATGCAGGAACAACCACAGAATTGCTTCTAACTCTGTTTAGAGTAAAAGGAGTGATTCATTATGGAATAGCAGGAAACGCAGATCCTCAGCTTGAAATTGGGGATGTAACAATTCCTCGATATTGGGCTCATACAGGCCTATGGAATTGGCAG CGGATCGGAGATGGACCAGATGACGAACTTGCATTAGAATCCAATGGAGATTACACAAGAAAAATTGGTTTCCTGAAATTTTCCAACTTCAGTACAGTTGATACAAAGACAGAAACATCTGTAGACAACCTTTTGAACAATGTGTGGTACCAACCAGAAGAGATCTTCCCTGTGGATGGAACTCCTGAAATCAGACAGCATGTTTTTTGGATTCCCGTGGACAAACACTACTTTTCATTAGCCAAGAAACTTGAG GGATTGAAGTTGGAAAGGTGTCTGAATTCAACAAATTGCTTGCCAAGAGCTCCTATTGCAGTGAGAGTGCAAAGAAGTGTCAGTGCTAATGTGTTTGTTGACAATAAAGCTTACAGAGAGTTCCTGCAATCAACATTCAACGTGACCTCCATTGACATGGAAACTGCAGCTGTGGCACTCGTTTGTCTTCGACAAAAGATACCCTTCATTGCAATTAGATCGTTGTCTGATTTGGCTGGTGGAGGCTCTGCTTTGTCCAATGAGGCTGCAACCTTTGCCGTATTAGCATCCCAAAACGCTGCCACTGCTCTTGTTAAATTCATTAGTTTACTGTAA
- the LOC103501030 gene encoding bark storage protein A isoform X2: protein MTGLSMLNAGTTTELLLTLFRVKGVIHYGIAGNADPQLEIGDVTIPRYWAHTGLWNWQRIGDGPDDELALESNGDYTRKIGFLKFSNFSTVDTKTETSVDNLLNNVWYQPEEIFPVDGTPEIRQHVFWIPVDKHYFSLAKKLEGLKLERCLNSTNCLPRAPIAVRVQRSVSANVFVDNKAYREFLQSTFNVTSIDMETAAVALVCLRQKIPFIAIRSLSDLAGGGSALSNEAATFAVLASQNAATALVKFISLL, encoded by the exons ATGACAGGACTAAGCATG CTTAATGCAGGAACAACCACAGAATTGCTTCTAACTCTGTTTAGAGTAAAAGGAGTGATTCATTATGGAATAGCAGGAAACGCAGATCCTCAGCTTGAAATTGGGGATGTAACAATTCCTCGATATTGGGCTCATACAGGCCTATGGAATTGGCAG CGGATCGGAGATGGACCAGATGACGAACTTGCATTAGAATCCAATGGAGATTACACAAGAAAAATTGGTTTCCTGAAATTTTCCAACTTCAGTACAGTTGATACAAAGACAGAAACATCTGTAGACAACCTTTTGAACAATGTGTGGTACCAACCAGAAGAGATCTTCCCTGTGGATGGAACTCCTGAAATCAGACAGCATGTTTTTTGGATTCCCGTGGACAAACACTACTTTTCATTAGCCAAGAAACTTGAG GGATTGAAGTTGGAAAGGTGTCTGAATTCAACAAATTGCTTGCCAAGAGCTCCTATTGCAGTGAGAGTGCAAAGAAGTGTCAGTGCTAATGTGTTTGTTGACAATAAAGCTTACAGAGAGTTCCTGCAATCAACATTCAACGTGACCTCCATTGACATGGAAACTGCAGCTGTGGCACTCGTTTGTCTTCGACAAAAGATACCCTTCATTGCAATTAGATCGTTGTCTGATTTGGCTGGTGGAGGCTCTGCTTTGTCCAATGAGGCTGCAACCTTTGCCGTATTAGCATCCCAAAACGCTGCCACTGCTCTTGTTAAATTCATTAGTTTACTGTAA
- the LOC103501031 gene encoding transcription factor bHLH68 isoform X1, translating to MNRGVLQSSVMQQMMGSENPNWWNMMNISGSMRSSTITQHSSPNHTNNSSSSSSNILFPHSSLPFPSNCYYDAQDHQLIPESWSQLLLGGLVVEDDQKGCMGMFQSKKLEDWEEEILNSNNNNNTQHQQQVDVKKEHSPHANSYVYGHGGGGGVGGGDDYQLVASKQNWSPMIQSSSPQSCVTSFSSNMLDFSNNNNNNKSLADHSRPRNPPPVLDRSSECNSNVNGGAAKKARVQSSSNQTTFKVRKEKLGDRITALHQLVSPFGKTDTASVLLEAIGYIRFLQSQIEALSLPYLGNTSGSTRQHQHQQHSVQAGERNCVFPEDPGQLLNENCLKRKGVSEQEEEGKKDLRSRGLCLVPVSCTLQVGSDNGADYWAPAFGGGGGWRCFPVDDGKNLIGQVTA from the exons ATGAATAGAGGGGTTTTGCAAAGCTCAGTTATGCAACAAATGATGGGTTCAGAAAACCCTAATTGGTGGAATATGATGAATATTAGTGGAAGTATGAGAAGCTCAACAATCACACAACACTCTTCTCCTAATCATACTAATaattcttcctcttcttcttctaataTTCTTTTCCCTCACTCTTCACTTCCTTTTCCTTCTAATTGTTACTATGATGCTCAAGATCATCAGCTGATTCCAGAATCTTGGAGCCAACTTCTCTT GGGTGGATTGGTTGTTGAAGATGATCAAAAGGGGTGTATGGGAATGTTCCAATCCAAAAAGTTAGAGGATTGGGAAGAAGAGATTTTGAATagtaataacaacaacaacactCAACACCAACAACAAGTTGATGTCAAGAAAGAACACTCACCTCATGCAAATAGCTATGTCTATGGACACGGTGGAGGTGGTGGTGTCGGTGGTGGTGACGATTATCAATTGGTGGCTTCAAAACAAAATTGGTCACCTATGATACAATCTTCTTCTCCTCAATCATGTGTGACAAGTTTCAGTAGTAATATGTTGGATTTTTcgaataataacaataacaacaaatCTCTTGCTGATCATTCTCGTCCTAGAAATCCTCCCCCAGTACTAGATCGCTCCTCTGAG TGTAATAGCAATGTAAATGGTGGGGCAGCGAAGAAGGCAAGAGTTCAATCCTCTTCAAACCAAACAACTTTCAAg GTAAGGAAGGAAAAATTGGGTGACAGAATTACAGCTCTCCACCAGCTAGTTTCCCCATTTGGaaag ACTGACACAGCTTCAGTTTTGTTAGAAGCTATTGGGTACATCAGATTCCTTCAGAGTCAAATTGAG GCCCTGAGCTTACCCTACTTGGGCAATACTTCGGGAAGTACGAGGCAACATCAACACCAGCAACATTCT GTTCAAGCTGGAGAAAGAAACTGTGTTTTCCCTGAAGACCCTGGCCAG cTCTTGAACGAGAATTGCTTGAAGAGGAAAGGAGTCTCTGAGCAG GAGGAGGAGGGAAAGAAGGATTTGAGGAGTAGAGGATTATGTTTGGTTCCAGTGTCCTGCACCCTACAAGTTGGGAGTGACAATGGAGCTGATTATTGGGCTCCTGCGTTCGGTGGGGGTGGCGGGTGGCGGTGTTTTCCGGTAGACGATGGAAAGAATTTGATAGGGCAAGTTACAGCGTAA
- the LOC103501031 gene encoding transcription factor bHLH68 isoform X2: MNRGVLQSSVMQQMMGSENPNWWNMMNISGSMRSSTITQHSSPNHTNNSSSSSSNILFPHSSLPFPSNCYYDAQDHQLIPESWSQLLLGGLVVEDDQKGCMGMFQSKKLEDWEEEILNSNNNNNTQHQQQVDVKKEHSPHANSYVYGHGGGGGVGGGDDYQLVASKQNWSPMIQSSSPQSCVTSFSSNMLDFSNNNNNNKSLADHSRPRNPPPVLDRSSECNSNVNGGAAKKARVQSSSNQTTFKTDTASVLLEAIGYIRFLQSQIEALSLPYLGNTSGSTRQHQHQQHSVQAGERNCVFPEDPGQLLNENCLKRKGVSEQEEEGKKDLRSRGLCLVPVSCTLQVGSDNGADYWAPAFGGGGGWRCFPVDDGKNLIGQVTA; encoded by the exons ATGAATAGAGGGGTTTTGCAAAGCTCAGTTATGCAACAAATGATGGGTTCAGAAAACCCTAATTGGTGGAATATGATGAATATTAGTGGAAGTATGAGAAGCTCAACAATCACACAACACTCTTCTCCTAATCATACTAATaattcttcctcttcttcttctaataTTCTTTTCCCTCACTCTTCACTTCCTTTTCCTTCTAATTGTTACTATGATGCTCAAGATCATCAGCTGATTCCAGAATCTTGGAGCCAACTTCTCTT GGGTGGATTGGTTGTTGAAGATGATCAAAAGGGGTGTATGGGAATGTTCCAATCCAAAAAGTTAGAGGATTGGGAAGAAGAGATTTTGAATagtaataacaacaacaacactCAACACCAACAACAAGTTGATGTCAAGAAAGAACACTCACCTCATGCAAATAGCTATGTCTATGGACACGGTGGAGGTGGTGGTGTCGGTGGTGGTGACGATTATCAATTGGTGGCTTCAAAACAAAATTGGTCACCTATGATACAATCTTCTTCTCCTCAATCATGTGTGACAAGTTTCAGTAGTAATATGTTGGATTTTTcgaataataacaataacaacaaatCTCTTGCTGATCATTCTCGTCCTAGAAATCCTCCCCCAGTACTAGATCGCTCCTCTGAG TGTAATAGCAATGTAAATGGTGGGGCAGCGAAGAAGGCAAGAGTTCAATCCTCTTCAAACCAAACAACTTTCAAg ACTGACACAGCTTCAGTTTTGTTAGAAGCTATTGGGTACATCAGATTCCTTCAGAGTCAAATTGAG GCCCTGAGCTTACCCTACTTGGGCAATACTTCGGGAAGTACGAGGCAACATCAACACCAGCAACATTCT GTTCAAGCTGGAGAAAGAAACTGTGTTTTCCCTGAAGACCCTGGCCAG cTCTTGAACGAGAATTGCTTGAAGAGGAAAGGAGTCTCTGAGCAG GAGGAGGAGGGAAAGAAGGATTTGAGGAGTAGAGGATTATGTTTGGTTCCAGTGTCCTGCACCCTACAAGTTGGGAGTGACAATGGAGCTGATTATTGGGCTCCTGCGTTCGGTGGGGGTGGCGGGTGGCGGTGTTTTCCGGTAGACGATGGAAAGAATTTGATAGGGCAAGTTACAGCGTAA